One part of the Dysidea avara chromosome 10, odDysAvar1.4, whole genome shotgun sequence genome encodes these proteins:
- the LOC136236624 gene encoding V-type proton ATPase subunit B: MATQDLVDFSEVRAAKEHTLAINRDYISQPRLTYRTVSGVNGPLVILDKVKFPRYAEIVTLTLPDGSKRSGQVLEVQGSKAVVQVFEGTSGIDAKYTTCEFTGDILRIPVSEDMLGRVFNGSGKPKDKGPAILAEDFLDIQGQPINPRSRIYPEEMIQTGISAIDVMNSIARGQKIPIFSAAGLPHNDIAAQICRQGGLVKQSKSVLDDHEDNFAIVFAAMGVNTETARFFKQDFEENGSMENVCLFLNLANDPTIERIITPRLALTTAEFLAYQCEKHVLVILTDMSSYAEALREVSAAREEVPGRRGFPGYMYTDLATIYERAGRVEGRNGSITQIPILTMPNDDITHPIPDLTGYITEGQIYVDRQLHNRQVYPPINVLPSLSRLMKSAIGEGMTRPDHADVSNQLYANYAIGKDVQAMKAVVGEEALTPEDLLYLEFLQKFEKNFITQGIYENRTVFESLEIGWQLLRIFPKEMLKRIPTNVLDQYYARDSH, translated from the exons ATGGCGACACAAGACTTGGTGGATTTCAGCGAGGTGCGGGCAGCTAAGGAACACACCCTAGCTATTAATAGGGACTACATCTCCCAGCCTAGACTGA CGTACCGAACTGTATCAGGAGTCAATGGACCACTAGTAATATTGGATAAAGTTAAG TTCCCCAGGTATGCAGAGATAGTCACCCTAACTTTACCTGATGGTAGTAAAAGAAGTGGACAAGTATTGGAAGTGCAGGGCAGCAAGGCTGTCGTTCAG GTATTTGAAGGCACATCTGGTATTGATGCCAAGTATACTACTTGTGAATTCACTGGTGATATTTTACGAATTCCTGTCTCAGAAGATATGTTAG GTCGTGTATTTAATGGTTCCGGAAAACCCAAAGACAAAGGTCCAGCTATTCTAGCAGAAGATTTCTTGGACATTCAAG GCCAGCCCATTAATCCACGGTCAAGAATTTACCCTGAGGAGATGATCCAAACTGGCATCTCTGCCATCGACGTAATGAACAGCATTGCTAGAGGACAAAAAATTCCCATTTTCTCAGCAGCCGGTCTCCCACACAACGAT ATTGCAGCACAAATCTGTAGACAAGGTGGTCTGGTGAAGCAGAGCAAATCAGTATTAGATGATCATGAAGATAACTTTGCCATAGTTTTTGCTGCCATGGGT GTGAACACAGAGACTGCACGATTCTTCAAACAAGATTTTGAAGAGAACGGCTCTATGGAAAATGTGTGCCTGTTCTTAAACCTGGCGAATGATCCAAC CATTGAACGTATCATCACTCCTCGGCTGGCCTTGACAACAGCAGAATTCCTTGCCTACCAGTGTGAGAAACATGTGTTGGTGATCTTGACTGACATGAGCTCCTATGCTGAGGCTTTGAGAGAG GTGTCAGCTGCTCGTGAAGAGGTGCCTGGTAGACGAGGCTTCCCTGGTTACATGTACACTGATCTGGCCACCATCTATGAG AGAGCTGGACGTGTAGAGGGTAGAAATGGATCCATCACTCAAATCCCAATCCTTACTATGCCAAACGATG acatcACCCATCCTATTCCTGATTTGACTGGCTACATCACTGAAGGACAAATTTATGTGGACAGACAGCTACACAACCGACAA GTGTACCCTCCTATCAATGTGTTGCCGTCACTATCCCGTCTCATGAAGAGTGCTATCGGTGAGGGAATGACAAGACCAGATCATGCTGATGTCTCCAACCAACTG TATGCAAACTACGCTATTGGCAAAGATGTGCAAGCCATGAAAGCCGTAGTGGGAGAGGAAGCCTTGACACCAGAGGATCTTCTCTACCTGGAGTTTCTTCAGAAATTTGAGAAGAACTTCATCACTCAAG GCATTTACGAAAATCGCACCGTGTTTGAGTCCCTGGAGATTGGCTGGCAATTGTTGAGGATATTTCCTAAGGAGATGTTGAAGAGAATTCCAACCAACGTGTTGGATCAGTATTATGCCAGAGATTCCCATTAG
- the LOC136236606 gene encoding ankyrin-1-like: MGVEASRPPVPRELNPGSVRIVTRDDTSATHIDIGSVNLSYIPSVTDGANSSSNDNLGETIEEPAVAELENTIHYVRVLDKMKDISGQVRTAKELNELVNYNNLPASPTSIYNAIVRGLQTKKIELIRKALEVNSSLPVKAKFKLSNTAFLSLLQKAITKNQLAATELFLKYFPMEVTANRNSYIQSLAYLAAHLDHFLIAGLLCNSFECCIEQTDFGSHILIPAARSTQRAAFDVLSQLLEKGVHHSLQEPDGNTALHAATSSNNKMAIRLLLEYGACVEMVNSSNNTPLDIAKSVGCKDVIEQLEQSPNVYPNRVSLYSAAVTGDCESVEYLLNIGILVDSKWIGGKTALFGASEAGNHELVELLLFKGASPFPLKNTWPDLPVAIAIEKQEYSIAARLLGHTLQSLPAIKKGDRPRYFAVMHELTSVLNHCAQLGKADLVKLVLECGVDPNNLDGHSEAALHLAAANGHLEVVKTLLEGGATTTLFSAPEGGCNTPLHYSSYYGHVKVSEYLLQCVGVSINCWNMRYETPLYCVLRGYLNLKRKGFISEASIIFLMLKGAKLTRPGRHISELPVFSRRYARERWSFIPHHTQDLIISLRDEGRPIELAAQCRLAIRAAIKVPIDENLLFELNLPGRLRQYILFQY; the protein is encoded by the exons ATGGGAGTCGAAGCTTCAAGGCCTCCGGTTCCTCGCGAGCTCAATCCAGGTAGTGTTCGTATTGTGACTCGAGATGATACCAGCGCTACACATATCGATATTGGCAGCGTCAACCTCAGTTATATCCCTTCTGTTACTGATGGTGCTAACTCCAGTTCGAACGATAACCTTGGAGAAACAATCGAA GAGCCAGCTGTTGCTGAACTGGAAAACACCATCCATTATGTTAGAGTTCTTGATAAGATGAAGGATATTTCTGGACAAGTGCGCACGGCCAAAGAGCTCAACGAACTTGTGAATTACAACAATCTGCCTGCATCACCAACTTCAATATACAATGCTATTGTCAGAGGCCTTCAGACAAAGAAGATTGAACTGATCCGCAAAGCCCTTGAAGTTAACTCCAGTCTTCCAGTGAAGGCAAAGTTTAAGTTGAGTAACACAGCATTTTTGTCTTTGTTACAGAAAGCCATTACAAAGAATCAGTTGGCTGCCACAGAATTGTTCCTAAAATATTTTCCAATGGAAGTGACTGCAAATAGAAATTCGTACATTCAGAGTCTTGCGTATCTAGCTGCACACTTAGACCATTTCCTGATTGCTGGACTTTTGTGTAATTCTTTTGAGTGTTGCATAGAGCAAACTGACTTTGGAAGTCATATTTTGATCCCAGCTGCTCGATCAACACAGCGAGCAGCCTTTGACGTCCTTTCTCAACTATTGGAGAAAGGTGTCCACCATTCTCTGCAAGAACCTGATGGAAACACAGCTCTACATGCTGCTACCAGCAGCAATAATAAAATGGCCATCAGACTTTTGCTGGAGTATGGAGCTTGTGTGGAAATGGTCAACAGCAGTAATAATACTCCACTTGATATTGCCAAGTCTGTGGGGTGTAAAGACGTAATTGAACAACTTGAGCAGTCACCAAACGTGTATCCTAATAGAGTCTCCTTGTATTCTGCTGCAGTAACTGGTGATTGCGAGTCAGTTGAATATTTGCTCAACATTGGTATTTTAGTTGACTCAAAGTGGATTGGTGGCAAGACGGCTTTGTTTGGAGCTTCAGAGGCAGGAAATCATGAACTTGTTGAATTGTTGCTCTTCAAAGGAGCATCACCTTTTCCGCTGAAGAACACATGGCCTGATCTACCAGTTGCCATTGCTATTGAGAAACAAGAGTACTCTATTGCTGCAAGACTACTAGGTCACACATTGCAGTCCCTGCCTGCTATCAAGAAGGGAGACAGACCACGTTACTTTGCTGTGATGCACGAGTTAACATCAGTTCTCAACCATTGTGCTCAACTGGGGAAAGCCGACTTGGTGAAGTTGGTTTTAGAATGTGGCGTGGACCCCAATAATCTTGATGGCCACAGTGAAGCAGCGTTGCACTTAGCTGCAGCTAATGGGCACTTGGAAGTTGTAAAAACCCTCCTAGAAGGTggtgctacaacaacactattCAGTGCCCCAGAGGGAGGCTGTAACACTCCTCTACATTACTCCAGCTATTACGGACATGTCAAAGTTTCTGAGTACTTGTTACAGTGTGTTGGTGTTAGTATAAACTGTTGGAACATGCGATATGAGACGCCTCTCTACTGTGTACTAAGAGGTTACCTGAATTTGAAGAGAAAAGGATTCATCAGTGAAGCCAGTATTATCTTCTTGATGCTGAAAGGTGCCAAACTCACAAGGCCAGGGCGTCATATCAGCGAGCTACCTGTGTTCAGCAGACGTTATGCAAGAGAGAGGTGGTCCTTTATACCTCATCATACTCAAGATTTGATTATTTCACTGAGAGATGAAGGGAGACCCATTGAATTGGCTGCCCAGTGTAGGCTTGCAATCCGTGCAGCTATCAAAGTCCCTATTGATGAAAATCTTTTGTTTGAATTGAACTTACCTGGTCGACTGCGGCAGTACATTTTATTTCAGTATTGA